The Proteiniphilum propionicum genome contains the following window.
ATAATTTTAGCATTGCCGTTTTGTTCAATTTGCCTAAAGGCAAGTGAAAATTCATTATTGAACTCTTCAATGTTTTTCTCATTGATAAATGGTGCAAACCGATTGCCGAATTGCCACTCATCATCCTGCAGATATACCATATCCGGTTCATTGAGGTTGCTAACAAAATATTCACGGAACAACCTCAACGAATAGAGTAGAAATCCTTTCTGCATTTCACGGCCGATTCCCGCAATCTTATTTGATATCTCCTTTATGGATTTTATATTGCCTGATACGGAGGAACGCATCATGCTTTTAAACAGATCAAATAAATAATCCTTAGTGTCAGATGAACTGATTATTTCAACAGCATTAGTAAAACTGCCGTTGGCGATGTGGGCAACAGACACTGCGCTCTCCCTCTCCAACCCAAAGTTCTGCTGTATTGCGATTACCATTTCTTCTTTTTCAATTGCACGGATATGAAGAGGCTGGCATCTTGACCAGATGGTTTGGAGTACATTCTCCCTGTCTTCCGAAACCAATAAAAAGACTGTATTTCCAGGTGGTTCCTCCAATAATTTCAGCAGCTTATTGGCACAGGAATCGTGCATTTTCTCAGGAAGCCACAAAATCATTATCTTGTAAGGAGCTTCATAAATCTTAAGATTCAGCTTCCGGATAATCTCATCGCTCTCTTTAGAGTAGATGACGCCCTGAGCATTTTGTGCATCAATAAAACTTAGCCACTGGTTGATATTGAAATAGGTGTTTTCAGACAGAAATTTTCGCCAT
Protein-coding sequences here:
- a CDS encoding DNA polymerase III subunit; its protein translation is MYFRNIIGLYDVKKQLINSVHEGFVPHARMFYGPEGVGKLPLAIAYARYLNCSNRGAEDACGECPSCHKFDKLAHPDLHFVFPVVKSKVSDEYLPEWRKFLSENTYFNINQWLSFIDAQNAQGVIYSKESDEIIRKLNLKIYEAPYKIMILWLPEKMHDSCANKLLKLLEEPPGNTVFLLVSEDRENVLQTIWSRCQPLHIRAIEKEEMVIAIQQNFGLERESAVSVAHIANGSFTNAVEIISSSDTKDYLFDLFKSMMRSSVSGNIKSIKEISNKIAGIGREMQKGFLLYSLRLFREYFVSNLNEPDMVYLQDDEWQFGNRFAPFINEKNIEEFNNEFSLAFRQIEQNGNAKIIFLDLCLKVTLLLRK